A region from the Caloenas nicobarica isolate bCalNic1 chromosome 11, bCalNic1.hap1, whole genome shotgun sequence genome encodes:
- the FAM3D gene encoding protein FAM3D: protein MRVSGVIRYVALLITLLGTWFIVQTYFDRSWKAISLRSWLGATNKPGSRQLPRHKCGNQKSCPQNQFAFKIISGAANVVGPSICFDDMVLMSSVKNNIGRGLNIALVNGTSGQVLKVGTFDMYSGDISKLDTFLQEIKYGTFVLTASYDDAATKMNDNVRAHFVELGSSHVDKLRFRDNWIFLGAKGLKNKSPFEEHIKNDQRTNKYEGWPEMLQMEGCAPRKMD, encoded by the exons ATGCGGGTGTCAG GCGTGATCCGGTACGTGGCTCTGCTCATCACGCTGCTGGGCACATGGTTCATCGTGCAGACGTACTTCGATCGGAGCTGGAAAGCCATCAGCCTGCGGAGCTGGCTCG GTGCCACCAACAAGCCTGGCA gccggcagctgccccggCACAAGTGCGGGAACCAGAAGAGCTGCCCCCAGAACCAGTTCGCCTTCAAGATCATCAGCGGTGCCGCAAATGTGGTGGGACCCTCCATCTGCTTCGATGACATGGT CCTCATGAGCAGTGTGAAAAACAACATTGGCCGAGGCCTGAACATCGCACTGGTGAACG GAACAAGTGGGCAGGTCCTGAAAGTGGGTACGTTCGACATGTACTCTGGAG ACATTAGCAAACTGGACACCTTCCTCCAAGAGATCAAGTACGGCACCTTCGTGCTGACAGCCAGCTACGATGATGCTGCCACAAA GATGAACGACAATGTACGGGCACATTTTgtggagctgggcagcagccacGTGGACAAGCTGCGCTTCCGCGACAACTGGATCTTTTTGGGAGCAAAAGGGCTGAAGAACAAGAGCCCATTTGAAGAG cacATCAAAAACGATCAGAGAACAAATAAATATGAGGGCTGGCCTGAGATGCTGCAGATGGAAGGCTGTGCCCCCAGGAAGATGGATTAA